One Methanolacinia paynteri genomic region harbors:
- a CDS encoding AMP-binding protein: protein MAMISYASGTSCEPLIGETVGEMLERICATYPDNEALVSVQQNIRWTYREFLDRVEKIACSLMALDVNKGDRVAIWAMNYAEWTLLQFATAKCGAIMVNINPAYRTFELEYALKQAEIHTVFLQGRFKTSDYVGMFYEACPEAVDARPGKKISTEKYPFLRNVVFMGDVPYNGMYTWNEFLDKGANISRDELKERETHLTFDDPINIQYTSGTTGYPKGVVLTHHNVVNNGYTIGNGMKFTEKDRLCIPVPFYHCFGMVLSNFACVTHGSTMVLPSPAFDAETVLKTIDEEKCTAVHGVPTMFIAELKHPNFNKYRYDTLRTGIMAGSPCPIEVMRAVNQKMHMTDIVIVYGQTETSPGVTMTTTDDPLEKRVTTIGRVFPHVELKIIDPVTQRIVPRGETGEICARGYVVMKCYYNNPSATRQTIDSDRWNHTGDLGIMDDDGYFRIVGRLKEMVIRGGENIYPREIEEFLHTNPKIEDVYIIGVPDEKYGEELMAWVKVKDKQQLTGDEIKEFCDGKIARYKIPRYYKFVDDFPMTVAGKIRKHEMQEISIKELGLEKEAKIETA from the coding sequence ATGGCTATGATAAGCTACGCAAGCGGGACATCCTGCGAACCCCTTATCGGCGAGACCGTCGGGGAGATGCTGGAGAGGATATGCGCAACTTATCCGGATAATGAAGCGCTGGTTTCCGTTCAACAAAATATCAGATGGACTTACAGGGAATTTCTGGACAGGGTTGAAAAAATCGCATGCAGCCTGATGGCTCTCGACGTCAACAAAGGGGACAGGGTCGCGATATGGGCGATGAACTACGCCGAATGGACGCTCCTGCAGTTTGCAACCGCGAAATGCGGTGCGATAATGGTGAACATCAATCCGGCGTACAGGACCTTCGAGCTCGAATATGCCCTGAAACAGGCGGAGATCCACACCGTATTCCTCCAGGGAAGATTCAAGACGTCCGACTACGTGGGAATGTTCTACGAGGCGTGCCCGGAGGCTGTCGATGCAAGACCCGGAAAGAAGATCAGCACCGAGAAGTATCCGTTCTTAAGAAACGTCGTTTTCATGGGAGATGTCCCCTACAACGGGATGTACACGTGGAACGAGTTCCTGGACAAAGGTGCAAACATCAGCAGGGACGAACTCAAAGAGCGTGAGACGCACCTGACCTTCGACGACCCGATCAACATCCAGTACACCAGCGGAACCACCGGGTACCCGAAGGGAGTCGTCCTTACCCACCACAACGTAGTGAACAACGGCTATACGATCGGAAACGGAATGAAGTTCACCGAGAAGGACAGGCTCTGCATCCCCGTCCCGTTCTATCACTGCTTCGGGATGGTCCTCTCGAACTTCGCCTGCGTCACCCACGGCTCCACGATGGTCCTCCCGTCACCCGCCTTCGATGCGGAGACGGTGCTGAAGACGATCGACGAGGAGAAATGCACGGCCGTCCATGGCGTCCCCACCATGTTCATCGCCGAACTCAAACACCCGAACTTCAACAAATACAGGTACGACACCCTCAGGACCGGCATCATGGCCGGATCGCCCTGCCCGATCGAGGTCATGCGTGCGGTAAACCAGAAGATGCACATGACCGACATCGTCATAGTCTACGGCCAGACCGAGACATCGCCCGGCGTAACCATGACGACGACCGACGATCCGCTGGAAAAGAGGGTTACAACCATCGGAAGGGTCTTCCCGCATGTCGAACTCAAGATCATCGACCCGGTGACACAGAGGATCGTCCCACGCGGCGAAACGGGGGAGATCTGTGCACGCGGCTACGTGGTAATGAAGTGCTACTACAACAACCCGAGCGCAACAAGGCAGACCATAGACTCGGACCGCTGGAACCACACCGGAGATCTCGGGATCATGGACGACGACGGCTATTTCCGTATCGTCGGAAGGCTGAAGGAGATGGTCATCCGCGGCGGAGAGAACATCTACCCGCGTGAGATAGAGGAGTTCCTACACACCAACCCGAAGATCGAGGACGTCTACATCATCGGAGTTCCGGACGAGAAATATGGCGAGGAGCTCATGGCCTGGGTGAAAGTGAAGGACAAACAGCAGCTGACCGGAGACGAGATCAAAGAGTTCTGCGACGGCAAGATCGCGAGATACAAGATCCCGAGATATTATAAATTCGTAGACGACTTCCCGATGACTGTGGCGGGAAAGATCAGGAAGCACGAGATGCAGGAGATCTCGATAAAGGAACTCGGTCTGGAAAAAGAAGCGAAGATCGAGACAGCCTGA
- a CDS encoding TetR/AcrR family transcriptional regulator — protein MPEYKEEVRKKIVRAAIGLSDKDGLANIRMEDVAKQLGISRATLYLYFKNREDLVAQAHRTLRRSISDGLNNAFNEENFEDVFSAIFDNFIYPADGFGTKSIIEMFARAVRDEQMNAVMKDNYRSMREMIVKIIEEQKNNGLISGDVDPVLAAGTIQSLTLGIKMASVVGLEREEAKIIWKTSIERMMKK, from the coding sequence ATGCCTGAATATAAAGAAGAAGTCAGGAAAAAGATTGTCCGTGCGGCAATCGGACTGAGCGATAAAGACGGTCTTGCAAATATCCGAATGGAAGATGTTGCAAAACAGCTTGGGATCTCAAGGGCGACTTTATATCTTTATTTCAAAAATCGTGAGGACCTCGTTGCACAGGCACACAGGACACTTCGCAGAAGCATCTCCGACGGCCTGAACAATGCTTTCAATGAAGAGAATTTTGAGGATGTCTTCTCTGCGATTTTTGACAATTTCATTTATCCTGCCGATGGATTCGGTACAAAGAGTATAATCGAGATGTTTGCCCGGGCTGTTCGCGACGAACAGATGAATGCTGTAATGAAAGATAATTACAGATCGATGCGGGAAATGATTGTAAAAATTATTGAAGAGCAGAAAAATAATGGTCTGATCTCCGGGGATGTCGATCCTGTCCTTGCTGCGGGGACCATTCAGTCTCTTACTCTTGGTATAAAGATGGCTTCTGTTGTGGGCCTTGAACGGGAGGAGGCAAAGATTATATGGAAAACCTCAATTGAAAGAATGATGAAAAAATGA